Proteins encoded in a region of the Nitrospirota bacterium genome:
- a CDS encoding PQQ-dependent sugar dehydrogenase, with protein MPLVTAGLERPLFLTHAGDGSRRLFVVEQPGTIRIIDRGILQKDPFLDVRDRVATDDPERGFLGLAFHPDYRRNGRFFVNYTRQPDGATVVAEYRRGAAPDAALRSERVILVVKQPDSNHNGGMVAFGPDGYLYIGLGDGGGLGDPGNRAQNPDELLGKILRIDVDHGDPYAIPPDNPFAKAGGRPEIYAVGLRNPWRFSFDLTKADLWVADVGQYKWEEVDLVTRGGNYGWRVMEGLHCFKPADACSTKGFIPPVMEYGHAGDRSKGGRCSIIGGYVYRGRAMPALKGVYVFGDFCSGEVLTFSQSAEGGSGADPTVLIKAGFWISSFGQDEEGELYVLDHGGGIYRLIPR; from the coding sequence ATGCCTCTCGTCACTGCGGGACTCGAACGTCCGCTGTTTCTCACGCATGCCGGTGATGGGTCTCGGCGCCTGTTTGTGGTGGAGCAGCCTGGAACGATACGTATTATTGACCGAGGCATTCTGCAGAAAGACCCGTTTTTAGATGTGCGCGATCGTGTGGCGACGGACGACCCTGAGCGAGGGTTCTTGGGGCTGGCGTTTCATCCGGATTACCGCCGCAACGGGCGGTTCTTCGTCAATTACACGAGGCAACCGGATGGGGCCACGGTCGTCGCGGAGTATCGACGCGGCGCTGCGCCTGATGCGGCTCTGCGGAGCGAGCGCGTGATCCTGGTCGTCAAGCAGCCCGACTCCAATCACAATGGCGGGATGGTCGCGTTCGGACCTGATGGGTATCTCTATATCGGTCTTGGCGACGGAGGAGGGCTGGGCGACCCGGGCAATCGTGCGCAAAATCCCGATGAGCTGTTAGGCAAAATCTTGCGGATCGATGTGGACCATGGCGATCCCTACGCGATCCCGCCGGATAACCCGTTTGCCAAGGCGGGTGGTCGTCCGGAGATCTATGCCGTCGGCTTGCGGAATCCCTGGCGTTTTTCCTTCGACCTCACGAAGGCGGACCTTTGGGTTGCCGATGTGGGGCAGTATAAGTGGGAGGAGGTCGATCTTGTCACACGAGGAGGGAATTACGGGTGGCGTGTGATGGAGGGACTCCATTGTTTCAAGCCCGCCGACGCCTGCTCGACGAAGGGGTTCATTCCACCCGTTATGGAATATGGTCATGCGGGAGATCGTAGCAAGGGAGGACGCTGCTCGATTATCGGCGGCTACGTCTATCGCGGTCGCGCGATGCCGGCGCTTAAGGGAGTCTATGTGTTTGGCGATTTCTGCAGCGGTGAAGTGTTGACCTTCAGTCAATCAGCCGAAGGAGGGAGCGGAGCGGATCCCACGGTGTTGATCAAGGCTGGCTTTTGGATTTCCTCGTTCGGGCAGGATGAAGAAGGGGAGCTCTATGTCTTGGATCACGGCGGCGGCATCTATCGGTTGATCCCTCGTTGA
- the thrH gene encoding bifunctional phosphoserine phosphatase/homoserine phosphotransferase ThrH: MHKPIIVCLDLEGVLVPEIWINVAIKTGIDELKMTTREMPDYDALMKRRLAILDQHKLTIHDIQSVIANMGPMEGANDFVAWIRERCQVIILSDTFYQFAQPLMRQLGFPTLFCNQLEIDPAGRIVNFHMRMPNQKKHSVAAFKSLNFFTMAAGDAYNDTAMLGEADAGFFFCPPDHLPKEFPQFSVTKNYAELQACFKKAGNLK, from the coding sequence ATGCACAAACCCATCATCGTCTGTTTAGATTTGGAAGGCGTGTTAGTGCCAGAGATCTGGATCAACGTCGCTATCAAGACCGGCATCGACGAATTGAAGATGACCACCCGCGAGATGCCGGACTACGATGCCTTGATGAAACGGCGCCTGGCCATTCTCGATCAGCACAAACTCACCATCCACGACATCCAAAGCGTCATCGCCAACATGGGGCCGATGGAAGGGGCCAACGATTTTGTCGCCTGGATTCGCGAACGCTGCCAGGTGATCATCTTATCCGATACGTTCTACCAGTTCGCCCAGCCGCTGATGCGCCAACTGGGATTTCCAACGCTCTTTTGCAACCAGCTGGAGATCGATCCTGCCGGACGCATCGTGAATTTCCACATGCGGATGCCGAACCAGAAGAAACATTCGGTGGCCGCGTTCAAATCGCTGAATTTCTTCACCATGGCTGCCGGCGATGCCTACAACGACACGGCCATGTTAGGAGAAGCCGATGCGGGATTCTTCTTCTGTCCGCCGGATCATCTGCCCAAGGAATTTCCCCAGTTTTCGGTGACGAAGAACTATGCAGAGCTGCAAGCATGCTTCAAGAAGGCGGGAAATTTGAAGTAG
- a CDS encoding ATP-dependent DNA helicase RecQ: MDDLTRQLSEQFGFGTFRPGQEEVIRAVLAGRDAMTVMPTGQGKSLCYQLPATLLPGLTLVISPLIALMQDQVASLKQRGIKAAAFHSGLTGSEKHRVIQDLNQKRLQLLYLAPERMQHEGFLQLLRTLWVSLLVVDEAHCISQWGHDFRPDYLKIGRLRQELTNPPCLALTATATTRVQVDLCKRLSLRDPLRLVSGFRRPNLALSVRPCQSRQEKLATLERLVREREKGTILVYCATRRAVEEVADWLGQSNQAVAYYHAGLSDEERRLVHDDFRRGTVRILAATNAFGMGIDKSDVRLVVHFDIPGSVEAYYQEVGRAGRDGQPAACVLLFHERDLATQEYFIQLAAKDPEGSDRAARMRTLLQEMLAYVSVPTCRQLAILDYFSDEAERALGPCGLCDRCEVPVRQLSREISRDDAASAKAVLETVSWCGGRFGVSRIVEILRGSRSKALLAFGGEACPTYGTCRALSKPSVTGLVKGLIDSGYLQVEGAEYPTIDLTGRGQEILRGTGVVLLKAVEERPRASSLKKPSRDTAVPSVALGSSPADQQIFERLRQLRTELAEEENVAPFIIFHDKTLKAIASYKPATSAALLDVPGIGDLKAERYGRRVLAAVNGE, from the coding sequence GTGGATGATCTGACTCGACAGCTCAGCGAACAGTTCGGCTTTGGCACCTTTCGGCCAGGCCAGGAGGAGGTCATTCGCGCCGTGCTGGCCGGACGCGACGCGATGACGGTCATGCCGACCGGGCAGGGGAAATCGCTCTGTTATCAATTGCCCGCGACCCTCTTGCCTGGGTTGACTCTGGTGATTTCTCCGCTGATCGCCCTTATGCAAGATCAGGTGGCGAGTTTGAAGCAGCGAGGGATCAAGGCGGCGGCGTTTCACTCGGGACTGACCGGCTCTGAAAAGCACCGTGTGATTCAGGACCTCAACCAGAAACGGCTGCAATTGCTCTATCTGGCGCCGGAACGGATGCAGCATGAGGGCTTTCTCCAGCTCTTGCGTACCCTCTGGGTGTCGTTGTTGGTGGTCGACGAAGCCCATTGTATCTCTCAGTGGGGCCACGACTTCAGGCCCGACTATCTGAAAATCGGCCGCCTCCGGCAGGAACTCACGAACCCTCCCTGCCTCGCCTTGACGGCCACGGCGACCACCCGCGTGCAAGTCGATCTATGTAAACGCCTGTCGCTCCGCGATCCGCTCCGGTTGGTCTCGGGTTTTCGTCGGCCCAATCTGGCCCTCTCCGTCCGACCCTGTCAGTCGCGACAGGAGAAGCTGGCAACCTTGGAGCGGCTGGTCCGCGAGAGGGAGAAAGGCACGATCCTGGTCTATTGCGCCACGCGCCGGGCCGTCGAGGAAGTGGCGGACTGGCTCGGACAGTCAAACCAAGCGGTGGCCTACTACCATGCTGGTCTTTCAGATGAGGAGCGGCGGCTCGTGCACGACGATTTTCGTAGGGGGACCGTCAGGATCCTCGCTGCGACGAATGCCTTTGGGATGGGCATCGACAAGTCGGATGTCCGGCTGGTTGTCCATTTCGACATTCCGGGAAGTGTGGAGGCCTATTATCAAGAGGTCGGGCGGGCTGGCCGCGACGGACAGCCCGCTGCCTGTGTGCTGCTGTTCCATGAACGGGATCTGGCCACGCAGGAATATTTCATCCAGCTCGCGGCAAAGGATCCTGAAGGCTCCGACCGCGCCGCGCGGATGAGAACGTTACTTCAGGAAATGCTGGCGTATGTGTCCGTGCCGACCTGTCGGCAACTCGCGATCCTCGACTACTTCAGCGATGAAGCCGAGCGGGCCCTTGGTCCCTGCGGCCTCTGCGATCGCTGCGAGGTTCCGGTGCGGCAACTCAGCAGAGAGATCTCTCGTGACGATGCCGCTTCGGCAAAGGCCGTGCTGGAGACGGTGTCCTGGTGTGGGGGGCGCTTCGGGGTGAGCCGTATCGTCGAGATCCTTCGTGGCAGCCGTTCGAAAGCGCTGCTGGCATTTGGCGGGGAAGCCTGTCCAACCTATGGGACTTGTCGTGCGCTCTCGAAGCCATCCGTGACCGGGCTGGTGAAGGGTCTGATCGATTCCGGCTATCTTCAGGTTGAAGGCGCGGAATATCCCACCATCGACCTGACTGGTCGAGGGCAGGAGATTCTGCGTGGGACCGGTGTTGTGCTCTTGAAGGCTGTGGAGGAGCGCCCGCGAGCGTCGTCGTTGAAGAAGCCGTCTCGCGATACAGCTGTGCCGAGCGTGGCCCTGGGATCCTCGCCGGCCGACCAGCAGATCTTCGAACGGCTCCGGCAGCTCCGCACGGAGCTGGCCGAAGAAGAGAACGTCGCGCCGTTCATCATTTTTCACGACAAAACGTTGAAAGCGATTGCCAGCTACAAGCCTGCGACGTCGGCCGCGCTGTTGGACGTTCCAGGCATCGGCGATCTGAAGGCGGAGCGGTATGGCCGGCGCGTGTTGGCCGCGGTGAACGGGGAGTAG
- a CDS encoding ImmA/IrrE family metallo-endopeptidase, which yields MLRMPSRVVLPFGFRISVRQLSDTDMDRRDPDADGIWDDTTKTIYLRKRLPVTRRRYILAHELGHAWLDWQHRYLDTGKAKN from the coding sequence ATGTTGCGCATGCCTTCACGAGTCGTGCTCCCCTTCGGCTTCCGGATATCCGTGCGGCAACTGTCTGATACCGACATGGACCGCCGGGACCCCGATGCCGACGGCATCTGGGACGACACCACCAAGACCATCTATCTTCGTAAGCGCCTGCCCGTGACCAGGCGGCGCTACATTCTAGCCCACGAATTGGGCCATGCCTGGCTTGACTGGCAGCATCGGTATTTGGACACCGGCAAAGCCAAGAACTAG
- a CDS encoding EVE domain-containing protein, whose amino-acid sequence MTQARRYWLMKSEPRVFSIEDLAQSPKQMTGWDGVRNYQARNFMREMTVGDQVLFYHSNAEPPAVVGIAEVVRTAYPDTTQFEKSHHHYDPASDPSAPRWDMVDIRYRQTLKTSLSLDRLRQEPRLKDMVLLRKGSRLSVQPVTEAEWAVVLRLAGAKVS is encoded by the coding sequence ATGACACAGGCGCGCCGTTATTGGCTGATGAAATCGGAACCGCGCGTGTTTTCGATCGAGGATCTTGCCCAGTCTCCCAAGCAGATGACCGGGTGGGATGGGGTGCGGAACTATCAGGCGCGTAACTTTATGCGTGAGATGACGGTCGGCGACCAGGTGCTGTTTTACCATAGTAATGCCGAGCCACCGGCTGTGGTGGGAATTGCAGAGGTGGTGCGGACGGCTTATCCAGACACGACGCAGTTCGAGAAGTCGCATCATCATTACGATCCGGCCAGCGATCCCTCTGCCCCTCGGTGGGATATGGTGGATATTCGGTATCGCCAGACATTGAAGACGAGTCTGTCGCTCGACCGACTGAGGCAGGAGCCGAGGCTGAAGGATATGGTGTTGCTGCGAAAGGGGTCTCGCCTCTCGGTCCAACCGGTGACGGAAGCGGAATGGGCGGTGGTACTGAGGCTTGCCGGAGCGAAGGTCAGCTAA
- a CDS encoding type II toxin-antitoxin system Phd/YefM family antitoxin: protein MSKARKHTEMEEVSISHFKATCLAILAKVNRTKKPILVLRKGEPIAQVGPPPPSSMPPSWLGSLSSSGVITGDIMNPISSPEEWEALRA from the coding sequence ATGAGCAAAGCGCGCAAACATACTGAAATGGAAGAAGTCTCGATTTCTCATTTCAAGGCGACCTGTTTGGCTATTCTTGCCAAAGTCAACCGAACGAAAAAACCTATTCTGGTCCTTCGCAAGGGTGAGCCCATCGCGCAGGTGGGGCCACCTCCTCCCTCATCGATGCCACCGTCATGGCTGGGCTCGCTCTCCAGTTCCGGTGTCATCACTGGTGACATTATGAATCCCATCTCCAGCCCTGAGGAATGGGAAGCCCTTCGCGCGTGA
- a CDS encoding type II toxin-antitoxin system VapC family toxin, producing the protein MKLLLDTHVLLWSVLDPDHLSSEIRAELENLHNELWLSPITLWEVHLLAEKKRIQLQPDPAAWIQQLLDTIPFREAPLTHAVALMSRQIALSHQDPADRFLAATAAVYGLTLLTADERLLHSDQFSTLAAR; encoded by the coding sequence GTGAAGCTCCTGCTCGATACCCATGTTTTGCTCTGGAGCGTGCTCGACCCGGATCATCTTTCGTCAGAGATAAGAGCCGAGTTGGAAAACCTCCACAACGAGCTCTGGCTGTCCCCTATCACGCTCTGGGAAGTGCATCTGTTGGCGGAGAAGAAGCGTATTCAACTTCAACCTGACCCGGCTGCATGGATTCAGCAACTGCTGGATACGATTCCATTTCGGGAAGCTCCTCTCACCCATGCCGTGGCATTGATGAGTCGGCAGATCGCTCTGTCTCATCAAGATCCAGCCGATCGGTTTCTTGCTGCGACCGCCGCTGTATATGGTTTGACGCTCCTGACAGCCGATGAGCGGCTCCTCCATTCGGACCAGTTTTCCACGTTGGCCGCGCGATAA
- a CDS encoding YdcF family protein, translating to MELTPFFFGLYKFVKYGLYPLTWIVLLLGAATALALFPFSPERLRWVRLLVLSALLLLAATSNPLIATSLIGSLESWYQPPQLAQSDRFDAIVVLGGGIDEKGSLRPTTEPSSYSRDRTTCGVDLFQQGYAPTLVLTGGDARIFGAGPQEAVEMKRWAVRLGVPESAAKIDPDARNTYENATGTKRLIGPASILLVSSASHLPRAVPVFTKQGFRVTPAPCGYVAQNVPRENWEDINLLDILPNGSALQQTTGAITELAGIVVYWLAGKL from the coding sequence ATGGAACTGACTCCATTCTTCTTCGGTCTCTATAAGTTCGTCAAGTACGGCCTCTACCCGCTGACCTGGATAGTACTGCTCCTCGGCGCGGCCACGGCCCTAGCCCTCTTTCCGTTCTCACCGGAGCGCCTGCGGTGGGTACGCCTGCTCGTCTTGTCCGCGCTCCTGCTCCTCGCGGCGACCTCCAACCCGTTGATTGCCACCTCGCTGATCGGTTCGCTTGAGTCCTGGTACCAGCCCCCGCAACTGGCGCAATCCGATCGCTTTGATGCGATCGTGGTCTTGGGGGGAGGCATCGATGAGAAGGGGTCGCTTCGACCAACCACCGAACCGTCCTCCTATTCCAGAGATCGAACCACCTGCGGCGTGGATCTGTTCCAACAGGGCTATGCCCCGACATTGGTACTGACGGGGGGGGATGCCAGAATCTTCGGAGCGGGCCCCCAGGAAGCGGTCGAAATGAAACGATGGGCCGTTCGCCTCGGCGTTCCCGAGTCCGCCGCTAAAATCGATCCTGACGCGAGGAACACCTATGAGAACGCGACGGGGACCAAACGGCTGATCGGACCCGCCTCGATTCTCCTCGTCAGCTCAGCCAGCCATCTGCCACGTGCCGTGCCGGTGTTCACCAAGCAGGGATTCCGCGTCACGCCGGCCCCCTGCGGGTATGTCGCACAGAACGTTCCGCGAGAAAACTGGGAGGACATCAACCTGCTTGATATCCTGCCAAACGGCTCCGCGTTACAACAGACGACGGGAGCGATCACGGAGCTGGCCGGTATCGTAGTCTATTGGCTGGCAGGGAAACTGTAG
- a CDS encoding saccharopine dehydrogenase C-terminal domain-containing protein: MHRVLVLGAGKIGSLVACLLSENGEYEVTLGDISLDASKRFIRELGLLRVTPLLLDARHPDTISSYLTAHRFDAVLSSLPYFCNPIVAGLAREHRLHYFDLTEDVDVTNQVKVLSIDSPQAFVPQCGLAPGFISIAAQDLITHFETVDTIKMRVGALPVHPSNALKYSLTWSTDGLINEYGNTCYGIEGGEKVSLQPLEGYETISVDGLLYEAFNTSGGLGTLADTYAGKVQTMNYKTLRYPGHCEKIHLLMNDLKLNEDRDTLKRILERAIPQTLQDVVLIYASVTGRREGALFEENYVKKIYPQCIKGKLWSAIQVTTASSLCAVADLVLQNPERYKGFVTQESFPLYDFLENRFGACYR, translated from the coding sequence ATGCATCGCGTACTGGTCCTCGGTGCTGGAAAGATTGGCTCTCTGGTTGCCTGTCTCTTATCGGAGAACGGTGAGTATGAAGTCACGCTGGGGGATATCAGCCTCGATGCCTCCAAGCGGTTTATTCGTGAACTCGGTCTCTTGCGAGTCACGCCTCTGCTTCTCGATGCCCGGCATCCTGACACCATCAGCTCATATCTCACAGCGCATCGATTCGATGCGGTCCTGTCGAGCCTCCCCTATTTCTGCAATCCGATTGTCGCCGGATTGGCCCGGGAACATCGTCTGCACTATTTTGACCTGACGGAAGATGTCGATGTCACCAATCAGGTCAAGGTCCTGAGCATCGACTCGCCGCAGGCCTTTGTGCCGCAATGCGGTCTGGCCCCCGGATTCATCAGCATTGCGGCGCAGGACTTGATCACCCATTTCGAGACGGTGGATACGATCAAAATGCGGGTCGGAGCTCTGCCCGTGCATCCCAGTAATGCCCTCAAGTATTCGCTGACCTGGTCGACCGATGGGCTCATCAATGAGTACGGCAACACCTGTTACGGAATCGAAGGAGGAGAAAAGGTGTCCCTCCAGCCCCTCGAAGGTTATGAGACAATCTCGGTGGACGGGCTCCTGTACGAAGCGTTCAACACTTCTGGAGGATTGGGAACATTGGCCGATACCTATGCGGGGAAAGTCCAGACCATGAACTACAAGACGCTCCGCTATCCGGGCCATTGCGAGAAAATTCATCTATTGATGAACGATCTCAAGCTGAACGAGGATCGGGACACGCTCAAGCGAATTCTCGAACGGGCGATTCCTCAGACATTGCAAGATGTCGTGCTGATCTATGCCTCCGTGACGGGGAGGAGGGAGGGCGCGTTGTTTGAGGAGAACTATGTGAAGAAAATCTATCCCCAATGTATTAAGGGGAAGCTCTGGTCGGCCATTCAAGTCACGACCGCTTCCAGCCTCTGTGCCGTTGCGGACCTCGTGCTCCAAAATCCTGAGCGATATAAGGGGTTCGTGACTCAGGAATCGTTCCCATTGTACGACTTCCTCGAGAACCGGTTTGGAGCCTGCTATCGATGA
- a CDS encoding YkgJ family cysteine cluster protein: MVERFEVALNTPAGRLTTAIDVPTGLIPITAIVPVSRRLGEEAAALEVHQAREAGLTISCQMGCAACCRMLVPLSAPEAFALREYVEQLPTDRRTQLQQRISTTKDRLTREAVWDRLNDVAEASRPMPDEELDPINRAYYALRIPCPYLEDEMCSIYEARPAACRELLVTSPAELCQDLVQNPVTPLPVSMRIGSILGLVWGTLTDSPPRLIPLPMALEWAERHVEESRRTWPGSSLLDQVLDNMWRFLSQAFTNRHEARGERREAPKETDRRTRL, encoded by the coding sequence ATGGTCGAACGATTTGAAGTCGCGTTGAATACCCCAGCCGGGCGACTGACCACGGCCATCGACGTACCGACGGGACTCATTCCCATCACCGCAATAGTCCCAGTGTCACGCCGCCTGGGGGAAGAAGCCGCAGCGCTGGAAGTCCACCAGGCGCGTGAAGCAGGCCTCACCATCTCCTGCCAGATGGGCTGCGCCGCCTGTTGCCGGATGTTAGTTCCGTTGTCCGCACCGGAGGCATTCGCGCTACGCGAGTATGTGGAGCAGTTGCCGACCGATCGACGAACCCAGCTGCAACAGCGCATCAGCACCACGAAAGATCGCTTGACGCGCGAGGCTGTCTGGGACCGGCTCAACGATGTCGCAGAGGCTTCCAGGCCGATGCCGGATGAAGAACTCGACCCGATCAACCGGGCCTACTATGCGTTGAGAATCCCCTGTCCCTATTTAGAGGATGAGATGTGTTCGATCTACGAGGCACGACCGGCCGCCTGCCGTGAACTTCTCGTTACCTCACCGGCGGAACTCTGTCAGGATCTGGTGCAGAATCCGGTGACCCCGCTGCCGGTCTCGATGCGCATTGGGTCCATCCTGGGGCTGGTCTGGGGAACATTGACCGATTCTCCGCCTCGACTCATTCCGCTCCCGATGGCCTTGGAATGGGCCGAGCGGCACGTAGAAGAATCCAGACGGACCTGGCCAGGCTCATCCCTCCTGGACCAAGTCCTCGACAACATGTGGCGGTTTCTCAGCCAGGCGTTTACAAACAGGCACGAGGCGAGGGGTGAGAGGCGAGAGGCGCCGAAAGAGACGGATCGTCGTACTCGCCTCTAG
- a CDS encoding alginate export family protein — protein sequence MQSIHRRMGWASAATFFSAAIMAAGLSFGTAPAQAAFELPEGEKITNVPAIPRAIPQKEAYELYDPKIGKNFDIKNFWVRADLRVRPEMRNGICFGGGAGATCNALNGKATAGKQNDFYAQQMTRLGIGYDLSPDVNFYMEIIDSRNWGSNTGVAGDALSHNGDNRGVNGNGGTLGVRAAYMLVRNFAGVQGLSVKAGRQYIVFGNHSLFGHFDWANTGFSHDGVMLQYATKNFDSYAGWFRTQEGDLAQGAPTGGTAANVTTGPNANNSGGSYDADMFIFYNQIKSVPGFLIEPYYFLYSNRTPSVGAGQGLGSNKHAAQTRHNIGNRIEMRKGNFDATNEVTYQFGSMADANQPGANAGYGQQQNIHISAFATRNWIGYTHYQSSWKPRLAFNFDYATGDGRANCTVAGGAATGCKTANTFENMFPTNHIHMGYMDVQAWKNMMSPSINFQARPSKDDHIEIWATSLNLANSKDNWYRGSQGVYVFSATNNTKKHIGDELDIAWTHLFMDGKLAFQAAYGHLFAGSYIQANLGQSSNQDWAYAQLWVNF from the coding sequence ATGCAAAGTATCCACAGACGAATGGGGTGGGCCAGTGCGGCCACCTTCTTCAGTGCGGCCATTATGGCTGCAGGCCTGTCGTTCGGGACGGCCCCGGCGCAAGCCGCGTTTGAATTGCCAGAAGGTGAGAAGATCACCAACGTCCCGGCCATTCCTCGCGCGATTCCGCAGAAGGAAGCCTACGAACTCTACGATCCCAAGATCGGCAAGAACTTCGACATCAAGAATTTCTGGGTCCGTGCGGACCTGCGTGTGCGGCCGGAAATGCGCAACGGGATCTGCTTCGGCGGCGGTGCCGGCGCAACTTGTAACGCGCTCAATGGGAAGGCAACTGCAGGCAAGCAAAATGACTTCTATGCCCAACAGATGACGCGTTTGGGCATTGGGTACGATCTCTCGCCTGACGTGAACTTCTATATGGAGATCATCGACTCCAGGAACTGGGGCAGCAACACCGGCGTCGCCGGAGATGCGCTGAGCCATAACGGTGACAACAGAGGGGTCAACGGAAACGGCGGCACCTTGGGCGTTCGCGCTGCCTACATGTTGGTCCGGAATTTTGCCGGTGTGCAGGGCTTGAGCGTGAAAGCCGGCCGTCAATATATCGTCTTCGGAAACCATTCGTTGTTCGGCCATTTCGACTGGGCCAATACGGGATTCTCCCATGATGGTGTGATGTTGCAATATGCCACCAAGAACTTCGACAGCTATGCTGGCTGGTTCCGGACCCAAGAAGGCGATCTGGCCCAGGGCGCCCCAACCGGCGGTACGGCAGCCAATGTGACCACGGGACCAAATGCTAACAATTCTGGCGGAAGCTACGATGCCGATATGTTCATTTTCTACAACCAGATCAAGTCGGTGCCTGGTTTCCTGATCGAGCCCTACTATTTCCTCTACAGCAACCGTACTCCTTCAGTGGGAGCTGGTCAGGGATTGGGATCGAACAAGCATGCAGCGCAGACTCGTCACAATATCGGAAACCGGATCGAAATGCGTAAGGGCAACTTCGATGCGACCAACGAAGTGACCTATCAGTTCGGCTCGATGGCCGATGCCAATCAGCCCGGTGCCAACGCCGGCTATGGCCAACAGCAGAACATCCATATCAGCGCCTTTGCGACCAGAAACTGGATCGGGTATACCCATTACCAGTCATCCTGGAAGCCACGGTTGGCCTTCAACTTCGACTATGCCACGGGTGACGGTCGTGCGAATTGTACCGTCGCAGGTGGTGCGGCAACTGGCTGTAAGACGGCCAACACCTTTGAAAACATGTTCCCGACCAACCACATCCACATGGGTTACATGGATGTCCAGGCCTGGAAGAACATGATGAGTCCTTCGATCAACTTCCAAGCCCGTCCGAGCAAGGATGACCACATTGAAATCTGGGCCACCAGCTTGAACTTGGCGAACAGCAAGGACAACTGGTACCGTGGTTCACAGGGCGTCTATGTTTTCTCGGCAACCAACAATACCAAGAAGCACATTGGCGACGAATTGGACATCGCCTGGACCCACCTGTTCATGGATGGCAAGCTGGCCTTCCAGGCGGCCTATGGCCACTTGTTTGCCGGCAGCTATATCCAGGCAAACTTGGGTCAGAGCAGCAACCAGGATTGGGCCTATGCCCAGCTTTGGGTGAACTTCTAA